Proteins encoded in a region of the Nitrospiria bacterium genome:
- a CDS encoding ComF family protein: MKTALKDIGRRFVLDLILPTRCRTCRRYFSEEANPCFCRDCWATVSRIDGPCCPRCGKPFASEAALSHSPGHLCGDCRERSPHFDHAVSAGWYEGVLAEAIHLVKYRGKTLLTRPLGRLLLRAMERLPETDGLVPVPLHPSRLRERGFNQALLLCDSIGSGSGVPVLPDALERIRVTPPQIGLSHQDRRRNVRRAFVPKRPEQIEGRRIVLVDDVYTTGATLNECARILKGAGAEMVCVLTVARTPGGVG; encoded by the coding sequence ATGAAAACGGCCCTCAAAGACATCGGCCGCCGCTTCGTGCTGGATCTGATCCTTCCGACGCGGTGCCGAACCTGCCGACGCTATTTCAGCGAGGAGGCGAACCCCTGTTTCTGCCGGGACTGCTGGGCCACGGTCTCCCGGATCGACGGCCCCTGCTGCCCCCGTTGCGGGAAGCCGTTCGCGTCCGAGGCGGCGCTCTCGCACAGCCCGGGCCACCTCTGCGGAGACTGCCGCGAGCGATCGCCGCACTTCGATCATGCCGTCTCCGCCGGATGGTATGAAGGCGTGCTGGCCGAGGCGATCCATCTCGTCAAGTATCGCGGCAAGACCCTTCTGACGCGGCCCCTGGGGAGGCTCCTCCTCCGCGCGATGGAGCGGCTTCCCGAGACGGACGGACTGGTGCCGGTCCCGCTCCATCCTTCCCGCCTTCGCGAGCGGGGTTTCAACCAGGCCCTTCTCTTGTGCGATTCCATCGGGTCCGGGTCGGGCGTGCCGGTGCTTCCCGACGCGCTGGAACGGATTCGCGTGACCCCGCCGCAGATCGGGCTTTCCCATCAAGACCGCCGCCGGAACGTTCGTCGGGCCTTTGTCCCGAAGCGTCCCGAGCAGATCGAGGGACGGCGGATCGTTCTGGTCGACGACGTTTACACCACCGGAGCGACCCTCAACGAATGCGCGCGAATCTTGAAGGGGGCCGGGGCGGAAATGGTTTGCGTATTGACCGTGGCGCGCACACCCGGTGGGGTCGGATAA
- a CDS encoding isoaspartyl peptidase/L-asparaginase family protein, with product MKNPNRVVILVHGGAGPRAAGKAELRVLEAALEAGLSLLNEGGAGLDAVEAAIRILEDSGRFNAGLGSLLQLDGRGRMDASIMEGRGLKAGAVAGVENVRNPIRGARLVMERTPHVLIAGEGAARLARHFRLGTGGSATDRSLRVLKKTLKGGSESVRLFNEIRRRETVGAVALDEYGTLAAGASTGGVPAMLPGRVGDTPLIGAGTYADNESGAVSMTGRGETIIRAGLAKEICEHLIDGCSPKQAAQKALRRLLRRIRGEAGALVLARTGAFALLHTSPFMCGGYASDRRRPVVAARFVRVR from the coding sequence GTGAAAAATCCGAACCGTGTCGTCATCCTCGTTCACGGCGGGGCCGGGCCGAGAGCGGCCGGAAAGGCCGAGCTCCGCGTCCTGGAGGCCGCGCTGGAGGCCGGGCTGTCCCTTCTGAATGAGGGCGGGGCCGGCCTGGACGCCGTGGAGGCCGCCATCCGTATTTTGGAAGACAGCGGCCGCTTCAATGCCGGGCTGGGATCCCTGCTTCAACTCGACGGCCGCGGCCGGATGGACGCCTCCATCATGGAAGGGCGCGGGCTGAAGGCCGGGGCCGTGGCCGGGGTCGAAAACGTTCGAAACCCGATTCGCGGGGCCCGCCTTGTAATGGAACGGACCCCCCACGTCCTGATCGCGGGAGAGGGCGCCGCCCGGCTGGCGCGCCATTTCAGGCTGGGGACCGGCGGCTCGGCGACGGATCGATCCCTCCGGGTCCTTAAAAAAACCTTGAAGGGCGGAAGCGAATCGGTCCGGCTCTTTAATGAGATCCGCCGGCGCGAAACCGTCGGCGCCGTCGCCCTCGACGAATACGGAACGCTCGCGGCGGGCGCATCCACCGGAGGGGTCCCGGCGATGCTGCCCGGGCGTGTCGGCGACACACCGTTGATCGGCGCCGGAACCTATGCCGACAATGAATCGGGGGCCGTGTCGATGACCGGGCGGGGGGAAACAATTATCCGCGCGGGATTGGCCAAGGAGATCTGCGAGCATCTCATCGACGGATGCTCGCCCAAGCAGGCCGCGCAAAAGGCCCTGAGACGTCTTTTACGTCGGATTCGCGGAGAGGCCGGGGCGCTGGTGCTGGCCCGAACGGGCGCTTTCGCGCTGCTTCATACCTCCCCGTTCATGTGCGGCGGTTACGCCTCGGACCGGCGGCGGCCGGTCGTCGCGGCGCGGTTCGTGCGGGTCCGGTAA
- a CDS encoding ATP-binding cassette domain-containing protein — MPEPESGREFAIETRRLTRTFGPVSAVTGVDLRVRYGIIFGLLGPNGAGKSTMIKMLTTLLRPTSGSATVAGFDIVRSSTEIRKKIGYVPQMLSADGGLTGVENLSLSAKLYGMGAAERVERIRDALEFMGLVEVGHKLVKTYSGGMIRRLELAQAMLHRPAVLFLDEPTIGLDPMARRTVWDRLQALRKQFGMTALITTHDMEEADHLCDELAILHRGEIAVIGTPASLKADVAPDATLDDVFAQTCGGTIQEGGTYRDVQQTRRTARRLG, encoded by the coding sequence ATGCCGGAGCCGGAATCGGGACGCGAATTCGCGATCGAGACCCGCCGGCTGACCCGGACGTTCGGTCCGGTCTCCGCGGTCACGGGCGTCGACCTCCGCGTCCGCTACGGAATCATCTTCGGACTGCTCGGCCCCAACGGCGCCGGGAAAAGCACGATGATCAAGATGCTGACGACGCTGCTGCGCCCGACGTCGGGCTCGGCCACCGTCGCCGGTTTCGACATCGTCCGCTCTTCGACCGAGATCCGGAAGAAAATAGGCTACGTGCCCCAGATGCTGTCGGCCGACGGCGGCCTGACAGGGGTTGAGAACCTGTCGCTTTCCGCCAAACTCTACGGCATGGGCGCGGCCGAACGGGTCGAGCGAATCCGGGACGCGCTGGAATTCATGGGCCTCGTCGAGGTGGGACACAAACTCGTCAAGACGTATTCCGGCGGGATGATCCGCCGTCTGGAGCTCGCCCAGGCGATGCTGCATCGTCCCGCCGTCCTCTTTCTGGACGAGCCGACGATCGGACTCGATCCGATGGCGCGTCGGACGGTGTGGGATCGGCTGCAGGCGTTGCGGAAACAATTCGGAATGACCGCCCTGATCACGACGCACGACATGGAGGAGGCGGATCATCTCTGCGACGAGCTGGCCATTCTTCATCGGGGAGAGATCGCCGTGATCGGGACGCCCGCAAGCCTCAAGGCCGACGTGGCGCCCGACGCCACGCTCGACGACGTCTTCGCCCAGACCTGCGGCGGCACGATTCAGGAAGGGGGAACCTATCGCGATGTTCAGCAGACCCGAAGAACGGCCCGCCGGCTGGGCTGA
- a CDS encoding MBL fold metallo-hydrolase — protein sequence MIELNHGMRIIGTELWLDSTKARPLGFISHAHGDHTAKHERIIATPATWSLCRRRLGVKPHAIPLDFRTPHSMDGFTIELLPSGHILGAAQIVIQNGRRIVYTGDFKLKPNRTADPAEVPSCDILIMECTFGKPQYVFPPTEEVERRLIEFVETAFEDRKIPVLLAYAMGKSQEVLKFLGDRGYTVCLAKPTVEVVKVYESCGVVFRNYERFSNDNLHGKVVLLPPYLARTRLVERIPKRRTAVLTGWAMDREAASRYGADVAIPMSDHADFEELNEYVDRARPSRIFTVHGAPDFARHLRRRGFHAEHLAPGTQLELW from the coding sequence ATGATCGAGCTCAACCACGGAATGCGGATCATCGGCACGGAGCTGTGGCTGGATTCGACGAAGGCGAGGCCGCTCGGTTTCATTTCCCATGCCCACGGCGATCACACCGCCAAGCACGAGCGGATCATCGCGACCCCGGCCACCTGGTCGCTCTGCCGCCGACGGTTGGGCGTCAAACCTCACGCGATCCCGCTCGACTTTCGGACGCCGCATTCGATGGACGGCTTCACGATCGAACTCCTTCCCTCCGGCCACATCCTGGGCGCGGCCCAGATCGTGATCCAAAACGGCCGGCGGATCGTCTACACCGGGGATTTCAAGCTCAAACCCAACCGGACGGCCGACCCGGCCGAGGTTCCGTCCTGCGACATTCTCATCATGGAATGCACCTTCGGAAAACCGCAGTACGTCTTTCCTCCGACGGAGGAGGTGGAACGGCGACTGATCGAGTTTGTCGAGACGGCGTTTGAGGACCGGAAGATCCCCGTCCTCCTCGCCTACGCGATGGGCAAGAGCCAGGAGGTTTTGAAATTTCTGGGCGATCGGGGGTACACGGTCTGTCTGGCCAAACCGACAGTCGAGGTCGTCAAGGTCTACGAAAGCTGCGGCGTCGTATTCAGGAACTACGAGCGGTTTTCGAACGACAACCTCCATGGAAAGGTCGTCCTGCTGCCGCCCTATCTCGCCCGGACGCGCCTGGTCGAGAGGATTCCCAAACGCCGGACGGCGGTGCTGACCGGCTGGGCCATGGACCGCGAGGCTGCGTCGCGCTACGGAGCGGACGTCGCGATCCCGATGTCGGATCACGCCGATTTTGAAGAGCTCAACGAGTACGTCGATCGGGCCCGTCCGTCCAGGATCTTTACCGTCCACGGCGCGCCGGACTTCGCCCGCCACCTGCGACGCCGCGGCTTTCACGCCGAGCACCTCGCCCCCGGGACGCAGCTGGAGTTGTGGTGA
- a CDS encoding ABC transporter permease — protein sequence MFSRPEERPAGWAERRPALKFAGDSAAVAEAELRKIFRDPTELFSRAVQPVLWLVVFGQVFSQIRGIPTGDVSYLAFMTPGILAQSVLFSAIFYGINVIWERDLGVVHKLLVTPSSRGALVLGKAVSAGLRGVVQAAIIYLVALALRIGIRWEFLAVAGVLCGVVLGSAIFSTFSLIIACVVKTRERFMGIGQVLTMPLFFASNAIYPLEMMPDWLKRIAAVNPLTFLVDVLRGLMIQGGHSAHSLAADFGVMGGVFLLMILIAARLYPTLAW from the coding sequence ATGTTCAGCAGACCCGAAGAACGGCCCGCCGGCTGGGCTGAGCGTCGGCCCGCGCTGAAGTTTGCCGGCGACAGCGCCGCCGTCGCCGAGGCCGAGTTGAGAAAGATCTTTCGGGATCCGACCGAGCTTTTCTCACGGGCGGTCCAGCCCGTCCTCTGGCTGGTGGTCTTCGGACAGGTGTTCAGCCAGATCCGCGGCATTCCCACGGGCGACGTCAGCTATCTCGCGTTCATGACGCCGGGGATCCTGGCGCAGAGCGTGTTGTTCAGCGCCATCTTTTATGGAATCAATGTGATCTGGGAGCGGGATCTGGGGGTCGTTCACAAACTCCTCGTCACGCCCAGCAGCCGCGGCGCGCTGGTGCTCGGAAAAGCGGTCTCGGCGGGGCTTCGAGGGGTCGTCCAGGCCGCCATCATTTACCTGGTGGCCCTGGCGCTCCGGATCGGGATACGGTGGGAGTTCCTCGCGGTGGCCGGCGTCCTGTGCGGCGTGGTCCTGGGCTCGGCGATCTTTTCAACCTTTTCGCTCATCATCGCCTGCGTGGTGAAAACCCGCGAGCGCTTCATGGGAATCGGGCAGGTCCTCACCATGCCGCTGTTCTTCGCCAGCAATGCGATCTACCCCCTGGAGATGATGCCGGATTGGCTGAAACGCATCGCCGCCGTCAACCCGCTCACCTTTCTGGTCGATGTCCTCCGGGGACTCATGATCCAGGGAGGACACAGCGCGCACAGTTTGGCGGCGGATTTCGGGGTGATGGGCGGCGTCTTTCTTTTGATGATCTTGATCGCGGCCCGACTTTATCCCACACTCGCGTGGTGA